The Coffea arabica cultivar ET-39 chromosome 9e, Coffea Arabica ET-39 HiFi, whole genome shotgun sequence genome has a window encoding:
- the LOC113709251 gene encoding probable pectate lyase 4 — MNIKSKNVDHLPKCYSIFPLIPIYQIFSMAQSSHFLVLSRMLAIICCFSTFQALQIKSTPDQDIGFNAIDTCWRKHGDWATNRQALADCAKGYGAGAQGGKNGATYVVTDPSDDPINPKKGTLRYGAIQREPLWIVFQGDMNLKLKDVEIFVNSYKTIDGRGARVEIGNGPCLRINDVEHVIVHGINFRKCLRGIPGLVRIDPDHLLNTSSNGVPDGDGIRILSSSHVWIDHCHFSNCADGLLDISHKSTAVTVSNNYFTQHDKAMLLGHSDKFPQDNKMYVTLVLNHFASGLTQRIPRVRYGYVHVANNKYDEWGMYAIGGSSCPTILSQANYYRAKNDSDAKQVTRRISNDPGRKNWSWNSKDDVFLNGAYFVSSGNVWTPNYSASQAFELAPGGSVPILTLHAGPLQL; from the exons ATGAATATCAAGTCTAAAAATGTTGATCATCTTCCCAAATGCTATTCAATTTTCCCTCTCATCCCAATTTATCAAATCTTTTCCATGGCACAATCAAGTCATTTCCTAGTGCTTTCACGGATGCTAGCCATCATTTGCTGTTTCTCGACATTCCAAGCCCTTCAGATAAAAAGTACCCCAGATCAGGACATTGGTTTCAATGCGATCGATACTTGTTGGAGAAAACACGGGGATTGGGCTACCAATCGCCAAGCCTTAGCTGATTGTGCCAAAGGATATGGAGCTGGTGCCCAAGGAGGTAAAAATGGTGCCACATATGTTGTCACTGACCCTTCGGACGACCCCATCAACCCCAAAAAGGGGACACTCAGATATGGGGCAATCCAGAGGGAACCTCTTTGGATCGTCTTTCAAGGGGACATGAACCTAAAACTGAAAGACgttgaaatttttgttaatAGTTACAAGACTATAGATGGAAGAGGTGCTAGAGTTGAGATTGGAAATGGACCTTGCCTTAGAATCAATGATGTGGAGCATGTTATTGTCCATGGAATCAACTTTCGTAAATGTTTGCGTGGGATACCTGGATTGGTTCGGATTGATCCTGATCATCTTCTTAACACAAGTTCTAATGGAGTACCTGACGGAGATGGCATTAGAATACTTTCATCTAGCCACGTTTGGATTGATCATTGTCACTTTTCTAATTGTGCCGATGGTCTTCTTGACATATCCCATAAATCAACTGCCGTGACTGTGTCCAACAACTATTTCACTCAGCATGACAAg GCAATGCTGTTAGGGCATTCGGATAAGTTTCCCCAGGATAACAAGATGTATGTCACCTTGGTATTGAACCATTTTGCTTCTGGACTAACCCAAAGAATTCCTAG AGTCAGGTACGGATATGTTCATGTAGCAAACAATAAGTATGATGAATGGGGAATGTATGCTATCGGTGGCAGCTCGTGTCCAACAATACTGAGCCAAGCCAACTATTACAGAGCGAAAAATGATTCTGATGCTAAACAG GTTACCAGGAGAATTTCAAACGATCCGGGGCGGAAAAATTGGTCATGGAATTCCAAGGATGATGTATTTCTTAACGGGGCATATTTTGTTTCATCCGGGAATGTTTGGACGCCTAATTATTCTGCATCCCAAGCATTTGAATTGGCTCCAGGAGGAAGTGTACCTATTTTGACTCTTCATGCTGGTCCTCTCCAATTATAA
- the LOC113709310 gene encoding putative pectate lyase 2 → MANSSFLLLLSWILICCFSTFQAHKIHITPYKTTPTNFNPISPYYPQKKAMNIIDSCWRWNPKWASNRQALADCARGFGNAALGGKNGAIYVVTDTSDDPINPKPGTLRYGATQDKPLWIIFQRDMVLKLENELMVNSYKTIDGRGVKVEIANGPCITIEGVSHVIIHGISIHDCKPGKRGMVRSSLNHVGERTGSDGDAIAVFASSNIWIDHCYLARCTDGLIDIIHASTSITVSNNYFTQHDKVMLLGHQDGYIADKVMKVTVAFNHFGPGLVQRMPRVRYGYAHVANNRYDQWLMYAIGGSSNPTILSEGNYFVASKNPDSKQVTKRDIEGGPGVWKNWKWRTSKDVFLNGAYFVQSGLGSCSPLYSASQLFSVASGFLVPSLTSDAGPLNCHPGEAC, encoded by the exons ATGGCAAATTCTAGTTTCTTGCTACTGCTTTCATGGATCTTAATCTGTTGTTTTTCAACCTTCCAAGCTCATAAAATTCATATCACTCCATATAAAACTACTCCGACAAATTTTAATCCCATAAGTCCATATTACCCCCAAAAGAAAGCCATGAACATAATTGATTCTTGTTGGAGATGGAACCCAAAATGGGCTTCAAATCGACAAGCCTTGGCTGATTGTGCTAGAGGGTTCGGAAACGCTGCTTTAGGAGGGAAGAACGGCGCCATATATGTTGTCACTGACACGTCCGATGACCCAATAAATCCTAAACCAGGTACACTTCGATATGGCGCTACCCAAGATAAACCCCTATGGATCATTTTCCAAAGAGACATGGTCCTCAAGCTGGAGAATGAGCTGATGGTGAACAGCTATAAGACTATTGATGGAAGGGGTGTCAAAGTTGAGATTGCCAATGGACCTTGCATCACTATTGAAGGTGTCAGCCATGTTATTATTCATGGGATCAGCATACACGACTGTAAACCTGGAAAACGTGGTATGGTCCGAAGTAGTCTGAATCATGTTGGAGAGAGAACGGGTTCTGATGGAGATGCAATTGCTGTATTTGCATCTTCTAATATTTGGATTGACCACTGCTATTTGGCTCGTTGCACCGATGGTCTTATTGACATAATCCATGCATCAACTTCCATTACTGTCTCAAACAATTACTTCACTCAGCATGACAAG GTGATGCTGCTTGGGCATCAAGATGGCTATATTGCAGACAAAGTTATGAAGGTGACAGTGGCATTCAACCATTTTGGTCCTGGATTAGTCCAAAGGATGCCAAG GGTTAGGTACGGCTATGCTCATGTAGCAAACAATAGGTATGACCAGTGGCTTATGTATGCAATTGGTGGAAGCTCAAATCCAACAATATTAAGCGAGGGAAATTACTTTGTAGCTTCAAAAAATCCCGACTCTAAACAG GTTACCAAAAGAGACATTGAAGGGGGTCCAGGAGTGTGGAAGAATTGGAAATGGAGAACCTCTAAGGATGTCTTTCTTAATGGGGCTTACTTTGTTCAATCTGGATTGGGAAGCTGCTCTCCTCTTTATTCTGCATCTCAATTATTTTCTGTTGCTTCAGGATTCTTGGTTCCTTCTTTGACTTCGGATGCTGGTCCTCTCAATTGTCATCCTGGAGAGGCATGCTGA
- the LOC113710628 gene encoding uncharacterized protein, with product MKCAKILVLLAMVMAMALAITISAAEASRDESFLGNKEGSEVADSSEISSPEDEAPISLRGTNRFLPQKYRAKMTCNNYPRVCHIRGSPGPDCCKKKCVNVLIDRLNCGMCGKKCKYPEICCKGRCVNPLSDRRHCGSCSNKCNKGSFCVYGMCSYA from the coding sequence ATGAAGTGCGCAAAGATTTTAGTACTACTTGCAATGGTGATGGCGATGGCCTTGGCCATTACAATATCAGCAGCAGAAGCATCTAGAGACGAATCATTTCTTGGCAACAAGGAAGGCTCTGAAGTAGCTGATTCCTCTGAAATTTCTTCGCCTGAAGATGAAGCACCAATATCACTTCGTGGGACTAACCGCTTCCTTCCCCAAAAATATAGGGCCAAAATGACATGCAACAATTACCCCAGAGTATGCCACATAAGGGGAAGTCCAGGGCCAGATTGCTGCAAGAAGAAATGTGTGAATGTTTTAATTGACAGACTAAACTGTGGCATGTGCGGGAAGAAATGCAAGTACCCAGAGATCTGTTGCAAAGGAAGGTGCGTGAATCCATTGTCAGATAGGAGACACTGTGGAAGTTGCAGCAATAAGTGCAACAAAGGTAGCTTTTGTGTTTATGGAATGTGCAGCTACGCATAG
- the LOC113710630 gene encoding putative pectate lyase 2: MASQGFHLLLIIITSLLSITFSTSQAAGPSASKPARKVMNIIDSCWRSRSNWADNRRALADCAIGFGKNAIGGKYGATYIVTDPSDNPGHPKPGTLRHGVVQTKPLWIIFARDMVITLKNELIVNSFKTIDGRGVKVEIAYGPCITVQHVSHVIIHGISIHDCKPGKAGIVQSSSTHTGRRGGSDGDGIDIFDSSYIWIDHCSLARCSDGLIDVIHASTAITISNNYFTQHDKVMLFGHNDKNTEDKAIKVTVVFNHFGPGLVQRMPRVRLGYAHVANNRYDRWEMYAIGGSANPTIFSEGNYFMAPDSPDAKQVTKREAKNGWKNWKWRSSKDKFMNGAYFVQSGYGNCAPGYNRYQNFPVADGSLVPALTADAGPLRCTTNKAC, from the exons ATGGCCTCCCAGGGTTTTCATTTGCTACTGATCATCATAACCAGTCTTCTAAGCATCACTTTCTCCACCTCCCAAGCCGCTGGCCCTAGTGCATCTAAGCCCGCCAgaaaagtcatgaatatcatagaCTCTTGCTGGCGAAGCAGGTCTAACTGGGCAGATAACCGGCGTGCATTGGCCGATTGCGCTATAGGCTTCGGCAAGAATGCAATCGGTGGAAAATATGGTGCAACATATATCGTCACAGATCCATCCGATAATCCCGGACACCCAAAACCGGGCACTCTTAGACACGGTGTTGTACAGACAAAACCATTGTGGATTATATTTGCTAGGGACATGGTTATAACTCTGAAAAATGAGCTGATAGTAAATAGTTTTAAGACCATTGATGGGAGAGGGGTGAAAGTGGAGATTGCTTATGGACCATGCATCACAGTACAACATGTTAGCCATGTGATTATTCATGGGATTAGCATTCATGACTGTAAGCCAGGGAAGGCTGGCATTGTCCAGAGCAGTTCAACCCACACAGGCCGCCGTGGTGGCTCGGACGGAGATGGCATTGATATCTTCGATTCTTCCTATATATGGATTGATCATTGCTCTCTTGCGAGGTGCAGCGATGGCCTCATTGACGTTatccatgcttccactgccaTTACCATTTCCAATAACTATTTTACTCAGCATGATAAG GTGATGTTATTTGGGCACAACGATAAGAACACAGAAGATAAAGCCATAAAAGTTACGGTAGTCTTCAACCATTTTGGTCCTGGTCTTGTGCAGAGGATGCCAAG GGTTAGGCTAGGTTATGCGCACGTGGCAAATAACAGGTACGATAGATGGGAGATGTATGCAATTGGTGGAAGTGCCAATCCAACCATTTTCAGCGAAGGGAACTATTTCATGGCTCCGGACAGTCCTGATGCTAAACAA GTGACGAAGAGAGAGGctaaaaatggttggaaaaattggaaatgGAGGTCCTCCAAAGATAAATTCATGAATGGAGCATATTTTGTTCAATCTGGATATGGAAACTGTGCGCCTGGTTACAATAGATATCAGAATTTTCCGGTGGCCGATGGTTCGTTGGTACCTGCTTTAACAGCTGATGCAGGCCCCCTACGCTGCACTACGAATAAAGCTTGTTAG
- the LOC113710632 gene encoding LOW QUALITY PROTEIN: probable pectate lyase 4 (The sequence of the model RefSeq protein was modified relative to this genomic sequence to represent the inferred CDS: deleted 1 base in 1 codon), which produces MCYFHIITQAYQTKSTQNISSFPNSYPSEVGSGFNVIDSCWRKDSKWASNRQKLADCAKGYGADARGGKNGAIYVVTDPSDHPIHPKKGTLRYGAIQKRPLWIIFKRDMSITLEGGELFISSYKTIDGRGARVEIANGPCLRLDNVSHVIIHGISIHNCLRGRLDLVRRDPDHLVNTVPVKRSCYQSDGDGIRVTSSSKIWIDHCYLSKCGDGLLDITQGSAAVTVSNNYFTQHNKVMLLGHSNMYPKDKKMHVTVVFNHFASGLGQRMPRVRYGYAHVANNKYDEWGFYAIGGSSHPTILSEGNHYTARNDPRTKEVTKRISHDRRWKKWSWKSKNDLFFNGAYFVSSGKFWRPDYSRSQAFKVASAKGVPTSLTRDAGPLRCVENLPCRN; this is translated from the exons ATGTGTTATTTCCATATAATAACTCAAGCCTACCAGACAAAAAGTACCCAAAACATATCCTCTTTCCCAAACTCCTATCCATCTGAAGTCGGCAGCGGTTTCAACGTTATCGATAGTTGTTGGAGAAAAGACAGCAAGTGGGCCTCCAATCGCCAAAAATTAGCTGATTGTGCCAAAGGATATGGAGCTGATGCCCGAGGAGGCAAAAATGGTGCCATATATGTTGTGACTGACCCTTCTGACCACCCGATCCATCCCAAAAAGGGGACACTCAGATATGGTGCAATTCAAAAAAGACCTCTTTGGATCATCTTTAAACGGGACATGAGCATAACCTTGGAAGGTGGTGAACTTTTTATTAGTAGTTACAAGACTATCGATGGAAGGGGTGCCAGGGTTGAGATTGCAAACGGACCTTGCCTCAGGCTCGATAACGTGAGCCATGTTATTATCCATGGGATCAGTATTCATAATTGTTTGCGTGGGAGACTTGACTTGGTTCGTCGTGATCCCGATCATCTTGTTAATACA GTACCTGTAAAGAGATCATGTTATCAATCTGATGGAGATGGCATTCGAGTGACTTCATCTAGCAAAATCTGGATTGATCATTGCTACCTTTCAAAATGTGGAGATGGTCTTCTTGACATAACTCAAGGATCAGCTGCCGTCACCGTATCCAACAACTATTTCACACAGCATAACAAG GTGATGCTGTTAGGGCATTCAAATATGTATCCTAAGGACAAAAAGATGCATGTTACCGTGGTATTCAACCATTTTGCTTCTGGACTAGGCCAAAGAATGCCAAG GGTTAGGTATGGATATGCTCATGTAGCAAATAATAAGTACGATGAATGGGGGTTTTATGCTATCGGTGGGAGCTCGCACCCAACAATACTGAGCGAAGGCAACCACTACACTGCACGAAATGATCCTCGTACTAAAGAG GTTACTAAGAGAATATCACATGATCGGAGGTGGAAGAAGTGGTCATGGAAATCCAAGAATGATTTATTTTTTAACGGGGCATATTTTGTTTCATCTGGGAAATTTTGGAGACCTGATTATTCTAGATCTCAAGCATTTAAGGTGGCTTCGGCAAAAGGAGTTCCTACTAGTTTGACTCGTGATGCTGGCCCTCTCCGCTGTGTTGAAAATCTTCCATGTAGAAATTGA
- the LOC113710629 gene encoding putative pectate lyase 2: MAKSGAFFLAVSWTILIYGFFFEGLVYGFQPLQAQKIHSIPQNNTNSKTQTLNAIDSCWRSNPKWDSNRQALANCAKGFGSDALGGKNGRIYVATDPSDDPINPKPGTLRFGAIQYEPLWIIFQRDMVLKLENELIMNSYKTIDGRGVKVEIANGPCITIQNVSHVIIHGISIHSCTVGKRGLVRSTPDHVGLRLGSDGDAITVFTSSHVWIDHNYLANCADGLVDVVSGSTSVTISNNYYTQHEEVMLFGHRDGNIEDQIMKVTVVFNHFGYGLVQRIPRVRVGYAHVANNFYEPWLFYAIGGSSNPTILSEGNYFIAPNRTDTKQVTRRDNAGGPNNWKNWNWRSLDDVFVNGAYFVQSGNGSCYPNYNGSQVFTVASGDLVPSLTSDAGPLKCYPGVAC, translated from the exons ATGGCCAAGTCTGGTGCATTCTTCCTAGCGGTTTCATGGACAATCTTGAtatatggatttttttttgagggTTTGGTATATGGATTTCAACCCCTTCAAGCTCAAAAAATACATAGTATTCCTCAAAATAATACcaattccaaaactcagaccCTTAATGCAATTGATTCTTGTTGGAGATCAAACCCAAAATGGGATTCAAATCGCCAAGCTTTGGCTAATTGTGCTAAAGGTTTTGGAAGTGATGCCCTTGGAGGGAAGAATGGTAGGATATATGTTGCCACCGACCCCTCTGATGACCCTATAAATCCCAAGCCAGGTACACTCAGATTTGGTGCGATCCAATATGAACCGTTATGGATCATTTTTCAAAGAGACATGGTCCTTAAGCTGGAGAACGAGCTGATAATGAATAGTTACAAGACTATAGATGGAAGAGGAGTCAAAGTTGAGATTGCAAATGGACCGTGCATCACAATTCAAAATGTGAGCCATGTTATTATTCATGGGATTAGCATCCATAGCTGCACGGTAGGGAAACGGGGGCTGGTTCGAAGCACCCCAGATCACGTCGGCCTCAGATTGGGTTCTGATGGAGATGCAATTACTGTATTCACATCTTCTCATGTTTGGATTGATCACAACTATTTAGCTAATTGTGCGGACGGCCTCGTGGATGTAGTCAGTGGTTCGACATCTGTGACTATCTCCAACAATTACTACACTCAGCATGAGGAG GTGATGCTTTTTGGGCATCGAGATGGCAATATTGAGGACCAAATTATGAAGGTGACCGTTGTATTTAACCATTTTGGTTATGGATTAGTTCAAAGAATTCCAAG GGTTAGGGTCGGCTATGCTCATGTAGCAAACAATTTCTACGAGCCGTGGCTTTTCTACGCAATTGGTGGAAGCTCAAATCCAACAATACTTAGCGAGGGGAATTACTTTATAGCTCCAAACCGTACTGATACCAAACAA GTTACCAGGAGAGACAATGCTGGTGGTCCgaacaattggaagaattggAATTGGAGATCCCTCGACGATGTGTTTGTGAATGGGGCTTATTTTGTTCAGTCTGGAAATGGAAGCTGCTACCCTAATTATAATGGATCTCAAGTATTTACTGTGGCTTCAGGAGATTTGGTTCCTTCTTTGACATCGGATGCAGGTCCCCTCAAATGCTATCCTGGAGTTGCGTGCTGA